A portion of the Fulvia fulva chromosome 1, complete sequence genome contains these proteins:
- a CDS encoding putative glucan 1,3-beta-glucosidase D — translation MPSSHTPRDSPARRQRRRRTHQRTDSNGEVLGRYDRDRDREEDHGSPTKSRPRRSHHERRSSRAPESEYTSSRTNTTALSSGQLAQLDKLNRKLGWNDYEGVPQTRPREEAQHTRAEYDVDREREREEREIERERRREEHRERKRRRREEERAALAAEEDSVAYEHPSNYKHERRRERNRDGRRVASGQVLERGRGSSAYYSEKEDYREVVRRRDGGSSDLDYDEQERKRKRRKKIFIGVGIVIVLLAIIIPAAVVVSGKSHNSSSGAGGAGDNSTTPANSNLAGISEDDIPKDAQGTILDPFTWYDTDDFNVTYTAETVGGLSVMGLNSTWDDSTRANDQVPPLNEEFTYGTMPIRGVNIGGWLSIEPFITPSLFSGYTTHDNVVDEYTLTQKLGPTTAKSTLEKHYSSWAQESTFSDIQAAGFDHVRIPFSYWAVTTYDGDPYVPQVSWRYLLRGIEWARKYGLRINLDLHGAPGSQNGWNHSGRQGTIGWLNGTDGTTNGDRTIDIHKQLSAFFTQPRYKNIVTMYGLVNEPRMVELDQSTVLTWTSKAIDAVRGNNFTGIVVFGDGFMGLDNWQGKLTNEKNLLLDVHQYVIFNVDQIVLNHHDKINFACGGWTQQALRSQNTATGFGPTLCGEWSQADTDCAQYLNNVGVGSRWEGTLNMVSGPGGSTDGSVLNPTCPTKNNPQCSCDGANADPGSWSDEYKKWLLLFAEAQMHSFEQGWGWFYWTWQTESAAQWSYKAGLAAGTMPKVAYTRDFDCSQDIPQFEGLPENY, via the coding sequence ATGCCGAGTTCGCATACGCCACGCGACTCCCCTGCGCGCAGGCAACGGCGACGAAGAACGCACCAGCGAACCGACAGCAACGGCGAGGTTCTCGGACGATACGACCGGGATCGGGATCGGGAGGAGGATCATGGTAGTCCGACGAAGAGCAGACCGAGGAGGAGCCATCATGAACGTCGATCGTCGAGAGCGCCAGAGTCCGAGTACACCAGCAGCAGGACGAACACCACAGCACTATCGTCCGGCCAGCTAGCGCAACTTGACAAGCTCAATCGCAAACTTGGCTGGAACGACTACGAGGGCGTACCGCAGACGCGACCGAGAGAGGAAGCTCAGCATACAAGAGCCGAGTATGATGTCGATCGGGAGCGCGAAAGGGAGGAGAGGGAGATAGAGCGCGAAAGACGGCGGGAGGAACACCGGGAGCGGAAACGGCGGCGGAGAGAAGAGGAGAGGGCAGCGCTGGCTGCGGAGGAAGACAGTGTTGCGTATGAGCATCCCAGTAATTACAAACACGAGCGAAGGAGAGAACGAAATCGAGATGGAAGACGGGTTGCAAGTGGTCAGGTTCTGGAGCGAGGCCGAGGATCGTCAGCATATTACAGCGAGAAGGAGGACTATCGCGAAGTTGTGCGGAGGCGAGATGGCGGCAGCAGTGATCTGGATTACGATGAGCAAGAGCGGAAACGAAAGCGGCGGAAGAAGATCTTCATTGGTGTTGGTATAGTGATCGTGCTACTGGCCATCATAATCCCGGCGGCAGTGGTGGTATCAGGGAAGAGCCACAACTCTTCCTCGGGCGCAGGGGGCGCTGGAGATAATTCAACAACGCCCGCGAACAGCAATCTTGCAGGCATATCGGAAGACGACATTCCAAAAGATGCCCAAGGAACGATTCTCGACCCTTTCACCTGGTACGATACAGATGACTTTAATGTAACCTACACGGCCGAAACAGTCGGTGGGCTCAGCGTCATGGGTCTGAATAGCACATGGGACGATAGCACCCGCGCCAACGACCAAGTTCCACCTCTGAACGAAGAGTTCACGTACGGCACAATGCCTATTCGAGGTGTCAACATTGGTGGCTGGCTCAGCATTGAACCTTTCATCACGCCCTCTCTTTTCTCTGGCTACACCACCCACGACAACGTCGTCGACGAATACACGCTAACCCAGAAACTCGGACCCACAACAGCCAAGTCCACTTTGGAGAAGCACTACTCCTCCTGGGCCCAAGAGAGCACCTTCTCCGATATACAGGCTGCCGGCTTTGACCACGTCCGAATACCATTCTCATACTGGGCCGTGACGACCTACGATGGCGACCCTTATGTCCCTCAAGTGTCGTGGCGCTACCTCCTCCGTGGAATTGAGTGGGCACGCAAATATGGTCTCCGCATCAATCTCGATCTCCATGGTGCCCCGGGCAGTCAAAATGGTTGGAACCACTCCGGCCGTCAAGGTACGATAGGTTGGCTCAACGGCACAGACGGTACAACGAATGGGGACCGCACCATCGACATCCACAAACAACTCTCCGCCTTCTTCACCCAGCCCCGCTACAAGAACATCGTCACCATGTACGGTCTCGTCAACGAGCCCCGAATGGTAGAGCTGGACCAGAGCACAGTCCTTACCTGGACGTCCAAAGCCATCGATGCGGTCCGCGGGAACAACTTCACAGGCATTGTCGTGTTCGGTGATGGTTTCATGGGTTTAGACAACTGGCAGGGCAAGCTCACCAATGAGAAGAACCTCCTTCTAGACGTGCACCAGTACGTCATTTTCAACGTCGATCAAATCGTCCTCAACCACCACGACAAAATCAACTTCGCCTGCGGAGGCTGGACGCAGCAAGCCCTCCGCTCGCAAAACACTGCAACGGGTTTCGGCCCTACCCTCTGCGGCGAGTGGTCCCAAGCCGACACAGACTGTGCCCAGTACCTCAACAACGTCGGCGTCGGGTCTCGCTGGGAGGGAACGTTGAACATGGTCTCTGGTCCTGGTGGTTCGACCGACGGCTCCGTCCTGAATCCAACCTGCCCAACCAAGAACAACCCGCAGTGTTCCTGCGACGGCGCCAACGCCGATCCCGGCAGCTGGTCAGATGAATACAAAAAATGGCTTCTGCTGTTCGCGGAGGCGCAGATGCACTCTTTTGAGCAAGGGTGGGGATGGTTTTATTGGACGTGGCAGACGGAGAGTGCGGCGCAGTGGAGTTATAAGGCTGGACTGGCGGCGGGGACGATGCCGAAGGTGGCGTATACGAGGGACTTTGATTGTAGTCAGGATATACCGCAGTTTGAGGGATTGCCGGAGAATTATTAG
- a CDS encoding Nucleolar GTP-binding protein 2 gives MGTGKKEATRKVRQGKTSDGMANVKTKGENFYRDAKKVKTLNMFRDGKAQRNAQGDITKAAVFQSRAKPSARVEPNRKWFTNTRVISQDALESFRGAVEAQSKDPYSYLLKQNKLPMSLIHDNKDKERKDGLIQHKAKIRIETEKFGDTFGPKAQRKRPRLDVSSIANMAERSTTDYSKFEERQAEARYLAGLGEGEPNESVDASILADGQIATAREPVFSKGQSKRIWNELYKVIDSSDVVIHVLDARDPDGTRCRSVEKYIKEEAPHKHLLFLLNKCDLVPTSVAARWVKHLSKDYPTLAFHASMTNSFGKGTLISLLRQFSSLHSNRKQISVGFIGYPNTGKSSIINTLRKKKVCTVAPIPGETKVWQYITLMKRIYLIDCPGIVPPSMTDSPEDILLRGVVRVENVENPAQYIPAILAKCKQHHLERTYEMKGWSMDDDTAFADKPEKQRTEEGIKFLEVLARKGGRLLKGGEADMDGVAKMVLNDFLRGKIPWFSPPPATVGEDEKPVESRDEALGFTHKKRKRELGDSGSQAADEEQDEEDDDDEDGKDDEGFEGFDENDDNASDDAKSGGVEIDPGESDDETPT, from the exons ATGGGTACCGGCAAGAAGGAGGCGACCCGCAAGGTTCGCCAGGGCAAGACCAGCGATGGCATGGCGAACGTCAAGACCAAGGGCGAGAACTTCTACAGAGACGCCAAGAAGGTCAAGACGCTCAACATGTTCAGGGATGGCAAGGCGCAAAGGAACGCACAGGGAGACATCACAAAGGCTGCCGTGTTCCAGAGTAGAGCAAAGCCGTCCGCCCGAGTTGAGCCGAACCGGAAGTGGTTCACCAACACCAGAGTCATCTCGCAGGATGCGCTGGAGTCGTTTCGTGGTGCAGTGGAGGCGCAGAGCAAGGATCCATACAGCTACTTGCTTAAGCAGAACAAGCTTCCCATGAGCTTGATCCACGACAACAAGGACAAAGAGCGGAAAGATGGTCTGATACAACACAAGGCGAAGATACGGATAGAGACTGAGAAGTTCGGCGACACATTCGGACCAAAAGCACAGCGGAAGCGACCGCGGTTGGACGTGTCAAGCATAGCAAACATGGCGGAGCGATCGACAACCGACTACTCGAAGTTTGAAGAGCGACAAGCGGAAGCACGATATCTTGCTGGACTCGGTGAGGGTGAGCCGAACGAATCCGTGGACGCATCAATTCTGGCCGACGGACAGATAGCGACGGCGAGAGAACCAGTCTTTTCCAAAGGTCAAAGCAAGCGAATATGGAACGAACTCTACAAGGTCATCGACAGCTCCGATGTGGTCATACACGTCCTTGATGCGCGGGATCCTGATGGCACCCGCTGTCGAAGCGTCGAAAAGTACATCAAGGAAGAGGCACCACACAAGCACTTGCTATTCTTATTGAACAAGTGCGATCTGGTGCCAACCAGTGTTGCG GCGAGGTGGGTCAAACACCTGTCGAAAGACTACCCGACCTTAGCATTCCACGCCAGTATGACAAACAGCTTCGGCAAAGGCACGCTTATCTCGCTACTACGACAGTTCTCTTCCCTCCACAGTAACCGCAAGCAGATCTCGGTTGGCTTCATCGGCTATCCCAATACTGGCAAATCATCGATCATTAACACACTCCGAAAGAAGAAGGTGTGCACAGTCGCACCTATCCCAGGCGAGACGAAAGTCTGGCAGTACATTACTTTGATGAAGCGAATATACCTCATCGACTGCCCTGGTATCGTCCCACCTTCAATGACGGACTCGCCCGAGGACATTCTGCTACGAGGCGTAGTGCGTGTAGAGAACGTGGAGAACCCAGCACAGTACATCCCAGCTATACTAGCGAAGTGCAAACAGCACCACCTCGAGCGGACCTACGAGATGAAGGGTTGGAGTATGGACGATGATACAGCATTTGCAGATAAGCCAGAGAAGCAGAGAACGGAAGAAGGCATCAAGTTCCTGGAGGTCTTGGCACGGAAAGGCGGCAGACTGCTGAAGGGTGGTGAAGCGGACATGGACGGAGTCGCCAAGATGGTCTTGAACGACTTCCTGCGAGGCAAGATTCCCTGGTTCAGCCCGCCACCTGCAACAGTGGGCGAGGACGAGAAGCCGGTGGAGAGCAGGGACGAGGCACTGGGCTTCACACATAAGAAGAGGAAGCGAGAGCTCGGTGACAGTGGATCGCAAGCCGCCGATGAAGAGCAGGATGAGGaggacgacgacgacgaggATGGTAAGGATGACGAAGGCTTCGAAGGTTTTGACGAGAACGATGACAATGCTAGCGATGATGCAAAGTCTGGTGGCGTGGAAATAGATCCTGGCGAGAGTGATGACGAGACGCCGACTTGA